The nucleotide window GCGGGCCCCGCACCCACCGCAAGGGCCGCGGCGCCCAGCGGGTGGGCTTCCTCGGCGCCGGCCGCGGCTTCGTGCGGGTGCGCGCGATGGTCCCCGAGTTCGTGGTGCCGGAGCTGAGCGGCTTCCGCCTCAAGCCCTACGTGTCCTACAGGGCGCCCCGCGGCGCGGAGCCGCCCCCCTCGGCCCGGCAGCTCTTCCTGGACGTCGTGGCCCCGCTCGTGGAGAAGGACGTTAGAGCAGGGACCTTTGACCCCGGCGCCCTGGAGCGGTACGGGTTCGAGCCCGCCCAGGAGGGCCAGCTCTTCCAGCTCTTCCCCAAGAACTACGTGCGCTAGGGCGGCGGCTCTGCAGGCACTCGGAACGCGAGTGCGGACTGGACACTCCGGCCGCGGGGCCGCCTGCTCCTGTCCTGTACCGATTAAAGGCCGAGCTGCTGACTTGCTTTGTGTCACTTTGaggtatcggggggggggggggggggggtaaaaagCACAACCAGCTTTGTAACTCCCGCAAGCAGAGCATTGAATATAACCAGCCTTTGCCATGGCCTGTGCTCATTCAGCCACGTGCGTCCATCGTTACATGAGGTAGGGATACAGGTACTTATCCTTGGGGATATTAAGCTAACCCCTTGGGACGTTTCCATCTTCCTGCTATTATGTGAACAGATATCAATCCTGGATGAAATGGAGTATTCCCATGATCAAAGCAAAACTTACAAAAGAACAGGAACCTTTTGGCCTAAGCTATAAGCCGTCTCAGTGATGGGAACTGGCCTGTTGGTTACATGTTTAGGTTTCAGTATGAGACTATTCCTAGTTTCAAGGCAACTTCTCTTATGCATGTAGTTAGTATCTGTAGTATTTATGTATAACTGAGGCCAGCTCCTGAATCAGGCAACTGTTTGCCTGTTAGAACATTGCACTTTTTAAAGCTTCTTGTGTAAAGAAATCAAATTAACCTTTTCAGTATCTCTCACAAAACACAACAGGGAGTACCAGCAGCTATGCATCATCTCAACCTAAGTGAGCTAACAGTACTTCTGTTGTGTAagacttttaaaaattctttttctCCATTAACTCATTTTGCTAGAGATGCAAAAGGCATCTCTGCGTGCAAATAAGGCATATACGTTACATTGGTAAGAATAATAAATGATGTTGCAATGTTCAGGGGCCAGTGTTGGAAAGCACAAACTCCTAGCTGTGCTCCAGGTCACAAAGAAAGTGTGCTAGGAACTGTCCATCTTTTGTGCAGTTTTACAGCTGTGAACCTTACACTCGAAGTCTCACTGGGGTTTCTTTGTACAAGGAATCTTACTCTGCTGAAACAGGGTATTGCTCCATGAAAATTAACAGTAAGCTCGGGAAAGACAATGACTGAGGGGTCAGGTGCTGACCTGTGTTTTGGGAGATCCAACTTCAAGTCCCTACACAAGTGACTTATTTATAAAAACAGCTTCAAGGGGAGAGATTGAAAAATAACAATATCAGAATATCTCATAGTCCTCTGGCTAGGGCATTTTCCTGCCATATTGGATACCCAAATTCCAATTTTGTTTCCACATCAGGCACAGGGAGGAACTGAACCCACATGAGCACCCTGACTCCAGTGGTTCCCAGTTTTTTCTGAAATGATCCACCACCTGCTTTTTGTCTTTTGAAAGGACCCACTATTACTACTCTCCCCCTTCACTTGAATCCTCTGGTAGCCCTCCTGCTCAGCTCTCCCTACCACCCTAGTCAGCTCCTCTCCCCTCACAGCTGGAGGGCAGTTGCTTCcaagctgctgcctgcctgtccacttgctgactctggccatttCTTCTGTGTGGCTAGCATCCAGATCTCCCTTTTGACTCCACTGCCCAGAGTAAGATCAAGGCGGAAACACAGAGGAAGTGGCCTGAGCCAGATCACAGTCTATTATGTCATGTGCCTTAGAAGCTTTccttcatgctgctgctgcccagcagaCAAGTGAGGAGCAACTGTAGGCACCGCCTTGACCCCTCCTACAACCCATTGTGGAGAAACACTGCAACcagtagaccagtggtctccaacctttttacacccaagatcactttttaaatgacagaccaagccaagatctaccaccccgccccgtccttgaagccctgccctctctattctcctcttttccatcacttgctatccccaatccttataccgctacttaaaaaaaaaaaaattcccaccattcctcgcagctactcacctgtgctgttgctcagtgagtagctgctcctcaaatgaggaaatctaatgtaaatgtactgtgcaggcgcaCAGTTCAGGGGACtcgagctactcttagagcctccgagatctaccagtagattgcgatctactggttggtgaccatggcagTAGACTAAAAAGTTATAATGGGAATCCTGCTGCCCTGGCCCTTTATGAATCTCGTTGTTCTTTGCATGTCAAAATGCCCAAAATTGAAATGAGACATTTCAAATCAAAATGTCTTCAGAATAGTCAGTAATATAAAATCAAGTCACTCAACTCTACACAGgtttgctatgtctagactggcatgattttccgcaaatgctttcaacagaaaagttttctgttaaaagcatttgtggaaaagagcgtctagattggcacggatgcttttgtgcaaaagcattcatGGCCAATccagatgcgcttttgcgcaaaaaagccccgatcgccattttcgtgatgggggcttttttgctcaaaacaaatctgagctgtctacactggcccttttgcgcaaaaggacttttgcccgaacgggagcagcatagtatttccgcaagaagcactgatttcttacatgagatcgtcagtgttcttgcagaaattcaagtggcaagtgtagacagctggcaagtttttccacaaaagcaactgcttttgcggaaaaacttgccagtctaaacacagccgaATTCTAAAGCACAAGGGGCCTAGGAAATTCATGTTGTTCAAGTGCTTGTTCCTATGCATTCCAATTAAGTCTGTGCAGTGGCCAGATTTTCCCATAGTGCTTTGAACACCCTCTGTAGTTGTGAATTCATGATGCCCAAGTTAGCACCCTGTCAACCAGCCCCCTCTTTAGCTCCTTATCTCCGCCAACTATAAACTGGAACATCCCACAGCTCTTGCTTTCCTctagttggggtgtgtgtgtgtgtgttttcaattTATTGTACTTAGTGTACATAGTTGACCCATCAACACCAGCTCCATCGGCAGTGATcatggaactagggatgttaaatattggctaactgaatagtcaattaatctcatgaattatcagttacttgactaatCTGTAGTTTCCAGGGGCGCCAGTCCCAATCCCAaacagccccctgccactccacactgctgcctccttaCCTGGTGAGGATGGTTAAAAGGGTGCTAGGACTGGTGTACACTCCCTGCCAGCAGGACCTGGACCCTCCCTGCAGTCACCAAAGCCTTGAGGCCATGATTACAGTCGGTGCCGGTCCCGGGTACACCAACAGTGCTGGTGCCTGCTCATTTCTCATACCTCCGATTCTGTTCCTCGTTTTGTCTCAATACTTTCACAGGCATTTTACATTTGGTAGACTTAAGTCCAGAAAGTGACTTGTTTATTAATCTTTGTTCTCAGCAACATCCCATATGCATAATAAAAGTACAGAGTGATTAACAATAATCTAAACTCTgtgtctatgtctagactggccagtttttccagaaaaacttgccagctgtctacactggctgattgaatttccgcaaaagcactgacttcctactgtaagaaatcagtgctttttgcggaaatactatgctgctcccgttcaggcaaaagtccttttgcgcaacacttttgcgcaaaagggccagtgtatacagctcagatttgttttctgcgaaaaagccccgaacgcaaaaatggcgatcggggcttttttgcggaaaagcgcgtctagattggcacggacgcttttccgcaaaaagtgcttttgcggaaaagcgtctgtgccaatctagacgctcttttaaaaaatgctttgaacggaaaacttttctgttaaaagcatttccggaaaatcatgccagtctagatgtagcctgtctgAAATCCAGCAGCACAAAAGAGAACCAATACATTTGAATTTCATTGGAAGTTTTCCATAAATGAAAC belongs to Pelodiscus sinensis isolate JC-2024 chromosome 22, ASM4963464v1, whole genome shotgun sequence and includes:
- the MRPL41 gene encoding large ribosomal subunit protein mL41; the protein is MGLLSALARGLVRGADRMAEFTSKRGPRTHRKGRGAQRVGFLGAGRGFVRVRAMVPEFVVPELSGFRLKPYVSYRAPRGAEPPPSARQLFLDVVAPLVEKDVRAGTFDPGALERYGFEPAQEGQLFQLFPKNYVR